The proteins below are encoded in one region of Halogranum gelatinilyticum:
- a CDS encoding DUF5789 family protein, protein MAARPPQGDDSSPEVIEFGIATVAARLDDANVSFPATSEDVVRAVDDTAIPYDASGNTFELADALEQVPYDQFEKRADLLNALHPIFEERRAEGSGSVVGRLRKLLPF, encoded by the coding sequence ATGGCAGCTAGGCCACCGCAGGGAGACGACTCATCACCCGAGGTCATCGAGTTCGGTATCGCGACAGTCGCCGCACGACTCGACGATGCGAACGTGTCGTTCCCGGCGACATCGGAAGACGTGGTCCGCGCCGTCGACGACACGGCCATCCCGTACGACGCTTCGGGCAACACGTTCGAACTGGCGGACGCACTCGAACAGGTCCCGTACGACCAGTTCGAGAAACGTGCCGACCTGCTCAACGCACTCCATCCCATCTTCGAGGAGCGACGAGCGGAAGGCTCGGGAAGCGTCGTCGGCCGACTCCGCAAACTGCTGCCCTTCTAA
- the aglJ gene encoding S-layer glycoprotein N-glycosyltransferase AglJ encodes MEHAAAATAAEATSVSPDDVCVLLPTYNEAETIGEVIAGYRREGFENVLVIDGGSEDGTRKIASEHGARVLIQSGSGKGQAIREAVDAIEVDYVLMADGDGTYRPEDAVQMLDPLAEGYEHVIGDRFADMQEGAMTGLNRIGNRIINRTFAFIHGQDYQDILSGYRAFTRESFDRLTLTADGFGIETQMAIECVKHEVSTAVVPITYRPRPDGSNTNLHPLRDGGIIFLELYRRAKTNNPLFYFGSVGTVSTFVGFAVASYVGYEWFIRVPRVSHEVLAIVAAAAVLFGVQLLMFGVLADMILSFHREQIDRLEKLEGDGRSD; translated from the coding sequence ATGGAGCACGCCGCCGCCGCGACCGCAGCCGAAGCGACCAGCGTCTCCCCGGACGACGTGTGCGTCCTCCTCCCGACGTACAACGAGGCGGAGACTATCGGCGAGGTCATCGCTGGCTACCGTCGCGAGGGCTTCGAGAACGTCCTCGTCATCGACGGTGGCTCCGAAGACGGGACCCGCAAGATCGCCTCCGAGCACGGTGCTCGCGTCCTCATCCAGTCCGGCTCGGGCAAGGGCCAGGCCATCCGCGAGGCCGTCGACGCCATCGAGGTCGACTACGTCCTCATGGCCGACGGCGACGGAACCTACCGACCCGAGGACGCCGTCCAGATGCTCGACCCGCTCGCCGAGGGCTACGAGCACGTCATCGGCGACCGGTTCGCCGATATGCAGGAGGGGGCGATGACCGGACTCAACCGCATCGGCAATCGGATCATCAACCGCACGTTCGCGTTCATCCACGGCCAGGACTACCAGGACATCCTGAGCGGCTACCGGGCGTTCACCCGCGAATCGTTCGACAGACTGACGCTCACCGCCGACGGCTTCGGTATCGAGACGCAGATGGCCATCGAGTGCGTCAAACACGAGGTGTCGACGGCGGTCGTTCCCATCACCTACCGGCCGCGACCCGACGGCTCGAACACGAACCTCCATCCGCTCCGCGACGGCGGAATCATCTTCCTCGAACTCTACCGGCGGGCGAAGACCAACAACCCGCTGTTCTACTTCGGGAGCGTCGGCACCGTCTCGACGTTCGTCGGGTTCGCCGTCGCCAGTTACGTCGGCTACGAGTGGTTCATCCGGGTGCCGCGCGTGTCCCACGAGGTGCTCGCCATCGTCGCCGCGGCGGCCGTCCTCTTCGGGGTCCAGCTCCTGATGTTCGGTGTGCTGGCGGACATGATTCTCAGCTTCCACCGAGAACAGATCGACCGCCTGGAGAAACTCGAAGGCGACGGCCGGTCGGATTAG
- a CDS encoding glycosyltransferase, whose amino-acid sequence MNLLAVVAALAVAVTALPYVGYVALYALLRPAGSPARKRDCEPNVSVVIPTYNEATIIERKLDDICSLDYPASKLEIVLADASDDGTADVARDYLAGRDGPSLTVLHDDERRGVAPALNEAFQEATGEIIFRTDADSALAPDVLREAVANLGDADIGAVTGQQTEVLGDSEVEADYRSIIAKLQSLESRLDSTFIFHGPCFAFRREDFVPIDPNSLADDTEVALRIRRTGKRVVMDPALQFTESGVSDFRKRRQRKDRRAMGLLKLLFQQRDLLGRYGYYGRVVIPFNWWFMVLSPWLFLLDILLVTAAAVSLVGLAGLAFPLAVLGFGYLGQRDNLGPLQPLYAVVDSQVSLLVASVRLLRGEGSGVWEIDRESREAFE is encoded by the coding sequence ATGAACCTGCTCGCCGTCGTCGCGGCCCTCGCCGTCGCCGTGACCGCACTGCCCTACGTGGGGTACGTCGCCCTCTACGCCCTCCTGCGTCCCGCTGGGTCGCCCGCGCGGAAGCGTGACTGCGAGCCGAACGTGAGCGTCGTCATCCCGACGTACAACGAAGCGACGATCATCGAACGCAAACTCGACGACATCTGCTCGCTTGACTATCCCGCCTCGAAGCTGGAGATCGTCCTCGCGGACGCCAGCGACGACGGCACCGCCGACGTCGCCCGCGACTATCTGGCCGGCCGCGACGGTCCCAGCCTCACCGTCCTCCACGACGACGAACGCCGCGGTGTCGCACCCGCGCTCAACGAGGCCTTCCAGGAAGCAACCGGCGAGATCATCTTCCGCACCGACGCGGACTCCGCGCTCGCTCCCGACGTGCTTCGGGAGGCGGTCGCCAACCTCGGCGACGCCGACATCGGTGCCGTCACCGGCCAACAGACCGAGGTGCTCGGCGACAGCGAGGTCGAAGCTGATTACCGAAGCATCATCGCCAAGCTCCAGAGCCTCGAATCGCGGCTCGATTCGACGTTCATCTTCCACGGCCCCTGTTTCGCCTTCCGCCGCGAGGACTTCGTCCCCATCGACCCGAACTCGCTGGCCGACGACACCGAGGTCGCCCTCCGCATCCGCCGGACGGGCAAACGCGTCGTCATGGACCCCGCGCTCCAGTTCACCGAGTCCGGCGTCTCGGACTTCCGGAAGCGTCGCCAGCGCAAGGACCGCCGCGCGATGGGTCTTCTCAAGCTACTGTTCCAGCAACGCGACCTCCTCGGCCGCTACGGCTACTACGGCCGGGTCGTCATCCCGTTCAACTGGTGGTTCATGGTGCTCTCGCCGTGGCTGTTCCTGCTCGATATCCTGCTCGTCACGGCCGCGGCTGTCTCGCTCGTCGGTCTCGCTGGGCTCGCCTTCCCGCTCGCAGTCCTCGGGTTCGGCTACCTCGGCCAGCGAGACAACCTCGGCCCGCTCCAGCCGCTCTACGCGGTCGTCGACTCGCAGGTCTCGCTGCTCGTCGCGTCCGTCCGTCTGCTCCGCGGTGAGGGCAGCGGCGTCTGGGAGATCGACCGCGAGTCGCGGGAGGCCTTCGAGTGA
- a CDS encoding glycosyltransferase family 4 protein, with protein MRVLQVTTRYPPHTGGVEAHVAELAEGLVDRGHEVTVLTADARTADAPRRQRREGVRVVRHRGVAPGGAFHVAPGIVQSVRASDADVVHAHNYHSLPLFFAAVGDESGPNAPFVATPHYHGGSASGFRDRLLSLYRPLGGWALREADSVIAVSDWERGELERDFGVDARVIPNGLDVARFSEAAAAERDRPYLLSVGRLEEYKGVQHAIRALADLPDYDLVVAGSGDYGEELRRVAREAGVEERVDFLGYVADEELPGLYAGAAAFVTLSGFEAYGMTVAEALAAGTPCVVREAGALVDWTRREDVVGVAETDGGHVADAVRRAVALDAPSEPLPTWDGVVSEVESVYESLV; from the coding sequence GTGAGAGTCCTCCAGGTTACGACTCGCTACCCGCCGCACACGGGCGGCGTCGAGGCGCACGTCGCCGAACTCGCCGAGGGACTCGTCGACCGCGGCCACGAGGTGACGGTCCTCACCGCCGACGCCCGCACGGCCGACGCACCGCGTCGCCAACGACGCGAGGGCGTCCGGGTGGTCCGCCACCGCGGCGTCGCCCCCGGCGGCGCGTTCCACGTCGCGCCCGGCATCGTCCAGTCCGTCCGCGCCAGCGACGCCGACGTCGTCCACGCGCACAACTACCACTCGCTGCCGCTCTTCTTCGCCGCCGTCGGCGACGAGTCCGGGCCGAACGCCCCCTTCGTCGCCACGCCGCACTACCACGGCGGCAGCGCGTCCGGGTTCCGCGACCGACTGCTCTCGCTCTACCGGCCGCTCGGCGGCTGGGCGCTCCGGGAGGCAGATTCGGTCATCGCGGTCAGCGACTGGGAACGCGGCGAACTGGAGCGGGACTTCGGCGTCGACGCCCGCGTGATTCCGAACGGACTCGACGTCGCGCGGTTTTCCGAGGCAGCGGCGGCCGAGCGCGACCGGCCCTACCTCCTCTCTGTCGGTCGGCTGGAGGAGTACAAGGGCGTCCAGCACGCGATTCGCGCCCTCGCCGACCTCCCCGACTACGACCTCGTCGTCGCCGGGAGCGGCGACTACGGCGAGGAACTGCGGCGCGTCGCCCGCGAGGCCGGCGTGGAAGAGCGCGTCGACTTCCTCGGCTACGTCGCCGACGAGGAGCTGCCGGGGCTGTACGCCGGTGCGGCGGCCTTCGTGACGCTCTCGGGGTTCGAGGCCTACGGGATGACCGTCGCGGAAGCACTCGCAGCGGGGACGCCCTGCGTCGTCCGCGAGGCTGGCGCGCTCGTCGACTGGACGCGGCGCGAGGACGTCGTCGGCGTCGCCGAGACCGATGGAGGACACGTCGCCGACGCGGTCAGACGAGCCGTCGCGCTCGACGCGCCGAGCGAGCCGCTGCCGACGTGGGACGGCGTCGTCAGCGAGGTCGAATCGGTGTACGAATCGCTTGTCTGA
- a CDS encoding lipopolysaccharide biosynthesis protein, whose amino-acid sequence MKETPSLSIGREALLAVGSKALMAGIGFGGILIFANLLGDTGLGEYKTVMAAAFVLTQIPAGVATAVKKRVSEVDIDPPGFLGAGLLVHGAFSLLVLLAFVAFQPWLVGYFGSVQLAYGVVAIVVTLGFFNVTNRLYSGIGYPALSSWMDSIRSVLTFVLQLVGIWWGLESFGLVAGLAVATAITGVISAVAARVRPAIPTVETARHVYDFARWSVPNSLLTNLYASADVLIIRAFVGAGAVGVYTVAQQLAMPAAMFAGSIRDALSVKSSGVDSQGGEVRADLENTLSYTGLIAIPLFFGALAIPGALLAIFGETFTGAPVLAVAGLALFQVFNVYRLPFEAVIEGTDRPGIIFRVNVGILLVHLPLAVGLGYTVGLLGVILSTVLAEGTRVVVYQYVAHREYGGVVLTRPMAEQVLAGALMFVVVEALTRYVVSITNWVWLVVVVGIGAAVYFLALLGLSRHFRETLRHTLPMLEPRET is encoded by the coding sequence ATGAAAGAGACTCCGTCGCTGTCCATCGGCCGGGAGGCCCTCCTCGCCGTCGGCTCGAAGGCACTCATGGCCGGGATCGGCTTCGGCGGCATCCTCATCTTCGCGAACCTGCTCGGCGACACCGGACTCGGCGAGTACAAGACCGTCATGGCCGCGGCGTTCGTCCTCACGCAGATTCCGGCGGGCGTCGCGACCGCCGTCAAGAAACGCGTCAGTGAGGTCGACATCGACCCGCCGGGGTTCCTCGGTGCCGGGCTCCTCGTCCACGGCGCGTTCTCGCTGCTCGTCCTGCTCGCGTTCGTCGCCTTCCAGCCGTGGCTGGTCGGCTACTTCGGCTCCGTCCAGTTGGCCTACGGCGTCGTCGCCATCGTCGTCACGCTCGGCTTCTTCAACGTGACCAACCGGCTCTACTCGGGCATCGGCTACCCCGCGCTCTCGTCGTGGATGGACTCCATCAGGAGCGTGCTCACGTTCGTCCTCCAGCTCGTCGGCATCTGGTGGGGGCTGGAGTCGTTCGGTCTCGTCGCCGGTCTCGCCGTCGCGACCGCCATCACCGGCGTCATCTCCGCAGTTGCCGCGCGGGTCCGCCCCGCCATCCCGACGGTCGAAACGGCGCGGCACGTCTACGACTTCGCCCGCTGGAGCGTCCCGAACTCCCTTCTCACCAATCTCTACGCCAGCGCGGACGTGCTCATCATCCGGGCGTTCGTCGGCGCGGGCGCAGTGGGTGTCTACACCGTCGCCCAACAGCTCGCGATGCCGGCCGCGATGTTCGCTGGGAGTATCCGCGACGCGCTCTCCGTGAAGTCCAGCGGCGTCGACTCGCAGGGCGGCGAGGTCCGTGCCGACTTGGAGAACACGCTGTCCTACACCGGTCTCATCGCTATCCCGCTGTTCTTCGGCGCGCTGGCGATTCCGGGCGCGCTGCTCGCCATCTTCGGCGAGACGTTCACCGGCGCGCCCGTCCTCGCCGTCGCCGGACTCGCGCTCTTTCAGGTGTTCAACGTCTACCGACTGCCGTTCGAGGCCGTCATCGAGGGGACCGACCGGCCGGGCATCATCTTCCGCGTCAACGTCGGCATCCTCCTGGTCCATCTACCGCTGGCGGTCGGTCTCGGCTACACGGTCGGGCTACTCGGCGTCATCCTGAGCACCGTCCTCGCCGAGGGGACCCGGGTCGTCGTCTACCAGTACGTCGCCCACCGCGAGTACGGCGGGGTCGTCCTCACGCGGCCGATGGCCGAGCAGGTGCTCGCCGGGGCACTGATGTTCGTCGTCGTCGAGGCACTCACCCGCTACGTCGTGAGCATCACGAACTGGGTGTGGCTGGTCGTCGTCGTCGGCATCGGCGCGGCCGTCTACTTCCTCGCACTGCTCGGTCTCAGCCGACATTTCCGCGAGACGCTGCGGCACACGCTGCCGATGCTGGAACCGCGGGAGACGTAA